The following coding sequences are from one Lolium rigidum isolate FL_2022 chromosome 6, APGP_CSIRO_Lrig_0.1, whole genome shotgun sequence window:
- the LOC124666835 gene encoding uncharacterized protein LOC124666835 has product MRDNKMSLKIDKEIVLSNDFVLGQIAGVLNRLRGRKRLPRDALDAWKYTLMRQKDIFSKPLVHGMCNDLQNTYKVEFPRMSDYGKLKMRLVNLDLNSSPTYDGVLDLNSSPAHDEAQDMVAEQPDEAQDMVADQPDEAQDMVADQPDEAQDHHRGLDLNLSPVHDGILDLNSSPAHDEEPNEAQDMVADQPGEAQDMVVDQPGEHRKKDLTNEERYGAYFALEVIKSRDGKFQTEDKELVASLLNTSVRTVERIWEKAQKQLAEGQPVDVSNRKKGNSGPKRKDLELSRITTIPLNKRRTIRSLAKSLGVNRSTLHRRFKWGELKRITDSVKPSMTLANKIQRLQFCMSMLDEKPDKNLQCRFKEMDNMVRIDEKWFDMTRVRNTYYLHPEEPKPLRSVKNKNSIGKVMFLTAVAKPRYSEDGVVTFDGKIGTWAFVKNTPALKRSKLRPKGTIEIKSVKVTRDVMRDYMCNLVIPAIQDKWPDEDLGRTIFIQQDNAKPHLLPHDAGFRNAVAQTDLDIRLLQQPPNSPDMNVLDLCFFRSLQSLTDTRAPKNIRELIEGVEEEYKNYEVKKLTRSFMTLKTCMIKVMKAEGAVGYDIPHMGKDRLEAEGRLEEVMDDLSISANVLQKTKDLIV; this is encoded by the exons ATGAGAGACAACAAGATGAGCCTCAAAATTGACAAGGAAATTGTGCTCTCCAATGA CTTTGTACTAGGACAAATTGCTGGTGTACTTAATCGTCTCCGCGGTAGGAAGAGACTACCTCGTGATGCACTGGATGCGTGGAAGTATACCCTGATGCGCCAAAAGGACATCTTCTCAAAACCTTTGGTACACG GAATGTGTAATGACCTACAAAACACCTACAAGGTTGAATTCCCTCGGATGAGTGACTATGGGAAGCTCAAGATGAGACTCGTGAATCTTGATCTCAACTCAAGCCCAACATATGATGGTGTACTTGATCTCAACTCAAGTCCAGCACATGATGAAGCTCAAGATATGGTGGCTGAACAACCTGATGAAGCTCAAGATATGGTGGCTGATCAACCTGATGAAGCTCAAGATATGGTGGCTGATCAACCTGATGAAGCTCAAGATCACCATAGAGgcctagatctcaacttaagcccAGTACATGATGGTATACTTGATCTCAACTCAAGCCCAGCACATGATGAAGAACCTAATGAAGCTCAAGATATGGTGGCTGATCAACCTGGTGAAGCTCAAGATATGGTGGTTGATCAACCTGGTGAGCATCGTAAAAAAGATCTGACAAATGAGGAGAGATATGGTGCTTATTTTGCTCTGGAAGTAATTAAGAGTAGAGACGGAAAGTTTCAAACAGAAGACAAGGAGCTTGTAGCAAGCCTGCTTAACACAAGTGTACGGACAGTCGAGCGAATCTGGGAAAAAGCTCAAAAGCAGCTTGCAGAAGGTCAACCAGTTGATGTGTCGAACAGGAAGAAGGGCAATAGTGGCCCTAAAAGGAAAGATTTGGAACTCTCGAGGATAACAACAATACCACTAAACAAAAGAAGGACAATTCGATCTCTAGCAAAATCTCTCGGTGTTAACCGCTCAACATTACACCGAAGGTTTAAGTGGGGTGAGCTGAAGCGCATCACTGATAGCGTAAAGCCATCGATGACACTAGCTAACAAGATACAGAGGTTGCAATTCTGCATGTCTATGCTTGATGAGAAGCCCGATAAGAACTTGCAATGCAGATTCAAGGAAATGGACAACATGGTCCGTATTGATGAGAAATGGTTCGACATGACGAGAGTGAGAAATACATACTACCTACACCCCGAAGAACCGAAACCATTGCGCAGCGTGAAGAACAAAAATAGCATTGGAAAAGTGATGTTCCTCACGGCTGTTGCCAAGCCAAGGTATAGTGAAGATGGTGTAGTCACGTTCGATGGGAAAATTGGCACATGGGCCTTTGTCAAGAATACTCCGGCTCTTAAAAGGAGTAAACTCAGACCCAAAGGAACAATCGAGATTAAATCAGTGAAAGTTACCCGAGATGTCATGAGGGATTACATGTGTAATCTGGTGATTCCCGCCATCCAGGACAAGTGGCCCGATGAAGATTTGGGAAGAACAATTTTTATACAGCAGGATAATGCAAAACCTCACCTCCTCCCTCACGATGCCGGTTTCCGAAACGCAGTAGCACAAACTGACCTAGACATTAGGTTGCTACAGCAGCCTCCGAATAGTCCAGACATGAATGTGCTTGATCTATGCTTCTTCAGGTCTCTACAGTCCCTTACTGATACGAGAGCACCTAAAAATATTAGGGAGCTGATAGAGGGCGTGGAGGAAGAATACAAGAACTACGAGGTCAAGAAACTAACAAGAAGCTTCATGACGCTAAAGACATGTATGATTAAGGTAATGAAGGCTGAAGGAGCAGTAGGATATGATATCCCCCACATGGGAAAGGATCGCCTTGAGGCGGAAGGAAGGCTAGAAGAGGTAATGGATGATCTATCTATCTCGGCGAACGTACTTCAGAAAACCAAAGACCTTATAGTCTAG
- the LOC124666836 gene encoding uncharacterized protein LOC124666836 isoform X1 — translation MLLRWRGEWLLHHGFAPEQRRGSVARAVALDLEGMGTNAAGRPSMMLRCFSGGSSPCPVAKQHWFLVFGQFAAAMQKLSQLDDRKKDEEAQMRGQRNGSNTFFIRGGRRATVQDGGEQQSSTFLFRRRAGTWTS, via the exons ATGCTTTTGAGGTGGCGTGGTGAGTGGCTCCTCCACCACGGATTCGCCCCAGAGCAGCGGCGGGGGTCCGTTGCTCGTGCCGTGGCGCTCGATCTGGAGGGCATGGGGACTAACGCGGCAGGACGCCCGTCGATGATGCTTCGCTGCTTCTCTGGTGGCTCTTCACCATGTCCGGTCGCCAAGCAGCACTGGTTCCTCGTCTTCGGCCAGTTCGCGGCTGCGATGCAG AAGTTATCTCAGTTGGATGATCGGAAGAAAGATGAAGAGGCCCAAATGCGCGGTCAG AGAAACGGGAGCAACACCTTCTTCATCAGGGGAGGACGACGGGCAACAGTTCAGGACGGTGGTGAGCAACAGAGCAGCACGTTCTTGTTCAGGCGACGAGCAGGGACGTGGACGAGCTGA
- the LOC124666836 gene encoding uncharacterized protein LOC124666836 isoform X2, with amino-acid sequence MLLRWRGEWLLHHGFAPEQRRGSVARAVALDLEGMGTNAAGRPSMMLRCFSGGSSPCPVAKQHWFLVFGQFAAAMQLSQLDDRKKDEEAQMRGQRNGSNTFFIRGGRRATVQDGGEQQSSTFLFRRRAGTWTS; translated from the exons ATGCTTTTGAGGTGGCGTGGTGAGTGGCTCCTCCACCACGGATTCGCCCCAGAGCAGCGGCGGGGGTCCGTTGCTCGTGCCGTGGCGCTCGATCTGGAGGGCATGGGGACTAACGCGGCAGGACGCCCGTCGATGATGCTTCGCTGCTTCTCTGGTGGCTCTTCACCATGTCCGGTCGCCAAGCAGCACTGGTTCCTCGTCTTCGGCCAGTTCGCGGCTGCGATGCAG TTATCTCAGTTGGATGATCGGAAGAAAGATGAAGAGGCCCAAATGCGCGGTCAG AGAAACGGGAGCAACACCTTCTTCATCAGGGGAGGACGACGGGCAACAGTTCAGGACGGTGGTGAGCAACAGAGCAGCACGTTCTTGTTCAGGCGACGAGCAGGGACGTGGACGAGCTGA